Genomic DNA from Veillonellaceae bacterium:
AGCAAGTTGTTAATAATGCTAAAACGCTGGCTCATAAACTTACCGACCTCGGCTTTAAGCTAGTGTCGGGCGGCACTGATAATCACTTAATTCTAGTTGACGTTCGCAAGCAAAATTTGACCGGCAAGCGCGCTGAGCAACTGCTTGATGAAATTGGGGTAACGGTAAATAAAAACACTATTCCGTTTGACCCGGCCAGTCCGTTCGTAACAAGCGGCATTCGCATTGGTACACCGGCCCTTACCTCACGCGGTATGAAGGAAGCCGACATGCTGATTGTGGCCGAAATTATCGGCATGATCTTGAACAACCCTGATGATGCCGAGGCTAAATCACGTGCCATTACCCTTGTCAGCGAACTCTGCCAGAAGCATCCGCTATATTAATACAAATCAAAAGCGGTATAAAGCCGCCTGACTGGAGATGTTTTGATGAATGCAAAAATTATTGACCACCCGTTGATACAGCATAAATTATCACTCATTCGCGACATAAAAACCGGCCCCAAGGAGTTTCGCGAGCTTCTTGAAGAGGTTGCCATGCTAATGGCCTACGAAATTACTCGGGACCTTCCCCTCGAAGAAACTGAAATAACTACCCCGGTAGCTACCTGCAAGTGCAAAATGCTGGCTGGCAAAAAAGTTGGGGTTGTGCCTATCCTCCGGGCCGGGCTCGGCATGGTAGGCGGTGTCCTAAAACTGATTCCGGCTGCCAAGGTCGGCCATGTCGGCCTATATCGCGACCCGGAAACCTTAAAACCAGTAGAGTACTACTGCAAACTGCCGACCGATGTTCAAGAGCGTGACTTCATTGTTATCGACCCGATGCTTGCTACCGGTGGCTCGGCTTCGACAACTATCGCGATGCTGAAACGGAAAGGCGCTAAACATATAAAACTGATGTGCCTTGTAGCTGCTCCGGAAGGAGTTAAGTTGGTTAACAATGACCACCCCGATGTTGAAATATATGTTGCAGCTGTTGACGAGTGTCTCAACGATCACGGCTATATTGTTCCCGGCCTGGGTGATGCCGGTGACAGGATATACGGTACCAAGTAATCTTAAGGAGACCTGGAGCAAATCCACAGGTCTCCTTTCTAAGTTCTGATATATAGTACAGATTGTATTTACAAGGAAGTGAAATTATGCCTCGCCCCTCTTGGGATGAATATTTTATGGATATTACGCGCGTTGTTGCTGAACGTTCGACCTGCCTTAGGCGTCATGTCGGGGCCGTTATCGTAAAAGACCGGCGGCTGCTGGCGACCGGTTATAATGGTGCGCCACAGGGGCTTGCGCATTGTGAGAAGGTCGGCTGTCTGCGGGAAGAGTGCCATATCCCGTCCGGTCAGCGTCATGAACTGTGCCGCGGGACTCATGCCGAACAAAACGCTATCGTTCAGGCCGCCCTTCATGGCGTCGCAATCGATGGCAGCACCTTATATTGTACGCACCAGCCCTGCTCAGGTTGCACAAAAATGATAATCAACGCCGGTATAAAGCGGATTGTTTACGAAATTGGCTATCCAGACGAACTAGCCGCTCAGCTTATCAACGAAGCAGGGATCGAAAGCATCTGTGTAGCAAAATATTAACCATAACGTACCAGCCTGCCAGGAAATTGTGGCAGGTTTTTTTGTTCCAGAGAAATTATAAGTGGTGAATAATTCACTTAATGGTAATATTTATCAAGCATGTGTACAAACTATTGCCGATGTGCTATTATCGGAGTAGAATGGGAAACTCCGGAGGGGTCTATGATCTCGGCTATTTGTTTGCCTAAGTTAAATAATTTAACGCCGACGCTGCCGTCGACTTTGCTCAAGGCTGTGGAGGAAGCGGGGGAACTGGCGCGGGCGGTACTGAAGTTTTTGCCCTACCAGAACAAAACGGCCGAAGCCGATGAACTGCTGGCCGATGTTGCCGGCGAGCTATTGGATGTTGCTCAGACTTGTGTCACGATGATTTTTGTGATGGAGGACTCCTACGGCATTAAGGCGGATGATCTTATCGGTGTCCACCTAGCCAAGCTTGACGCCAAAGGCTATTGTTTTGACCATCAGAGGGCTTATCGTATTTCAACGACCGGAAATTATAAATACCTTGAATTGCCGAGGCTGGCGATTGCAGATGTTAATCTGCTGACAACCGTTTGCAAGATTCAGGAGGAGTTGGGTGAACTGACTCAGTTTCTTGGCAAAAAGGCTGGAGCCTCAGGGGAACGGCGCGAAATAGATGACGACAAGGTGTATACCGGATGCGCTCTGGAACTTTTAGACGTGGCTCAGTGCTGCTTTACCATGATGTATATTCTGGCAGAAAGTTATAATGTGGATATAGATAAGCTCATTCGTCTGCATATAGCTAAGCTCAAACGCAAAGGTTATTGCGCTTAGATTAGGTGTTTGTTGTGATTAGTGCAACGATATTGGTAAATATTTGTAAGCGTGTTATATTGCTTGTATGATCTGAATATATATAATTGACAGTGAATTTCATCACTTTTGTCGGTAAATCCCGCTATTTGTGCTGTTTGACACTTCAAAAACGGTAGGTTAAAATGGACTTGTTGGTTAGAAATGAGGTGTAAAAATTTATGCAGGCATATTTTGTGGCATTTACGATAGCATTAGCGGTAGCTTATATTGCAACGCCGCAAGTGATAAATCTAGCTACTAAGGCCGGCGCCCTTGATGCTCCGGATGCTCGCAAAGTTCACACTAAGCCAATCCCGCGAATGGGCGGTTTAGCTATATACGCTGGTTTTGTACTGGCAGTACTGGCCAGTATGCATGTTAACCGGGAGATAATGGGCCTGCTTGCAGGCGGTACCTTTATTTTGATAATTGGAATTATTGACGATATCATGCAGTTGTCAGCTAAAGTCAAGCTGCTTGGACAGATTGCTGCCGCCGCTGTACTGGTGCTGTTTGATATTCGAATCGAATGGCTTACTAATCCGTTTGGCGAAATGATTTATGTTGAATATCTGGCTATTCCGCTTACGATTTTGTGGGTGGTTGGTCTGACTAATACTGTAAATCTGATTGACGGTCTGGATGGCTTGGCTGCCGGCGTCTCGACAATTGCGTCGATTACAATATTACTGGTTGCATTGCAGCAGAATTTTTGGTCGGTAGCTATTTTAAGCGCGGCACTGGCCGGAAGTGCGCTCGGCTTTTTACAGCATAACTTTAATCCGGCCAAGATCTTTATGGGTGATACCGGAAGCATGTTCCTCGGTTATATGCTGGCTGCAGTATCGGTCACCGGGGCCGTCAAAAGTGCGGCTACTATAGCGCTGATCGTGCCCATTGTGGCCTTAGGGCTGCCGATTATGGACACAGCTTTTGCAATTATCCGCCGTTATATGAGCGGCAAACCGATTTTTAAACCCGATAAAGGTCACCTGCATCATCGGCTGCTTGAAATGGGACTGACTCAGAAACAAGCTGTACTGCTTATGTATGTTATCAGCGGCTGTCTTGGAATGAGTGCTATCGCGTTAACCGAAGTAAACCGTGCTCTTGGCGCGCTTATCGTAATAGGGCTGGTGGTAGTTGCCTTTTTAGGCGCCAGAAAGATTGGTGTGCTTAAGGCTACCAATTCAGTCGAAAGTCATTAATAGTTAGTAAAGGCGGGCATTGCCCCGCCTTTTGTTGCGAGGAAGGGAGAATGTGCATGCTGCCGATTAAAGTAATGACAGTCTTTGGAACTAGGCCTGAAGCAATTAAAATGGCCCCCGTTGTTCTGGAACTTGCTAAACACCCCGAATACATAAAGCCAATCGTGGCAGTTACCGCTCAGCATCGGGAAATGCTTGACCAAGTGCTCAATCTGTTTAAAATATCGCCTGACCATGATCTTGATATCATGGCGCAGGGCCAGACCTTATTTGATATAACCTGTCGGGCGATGCAGGGGTTGAATCGGGCCATGGCTGAGGAAAAGCCTGATCTTGTATTAGTTCATGGCGATACAACGACAACTTTTGCCGGAGCGCTTGCCGCTTTTTATCATCAGATTACAGTCGGCCATGTTGAAGCCGGACTTAGGACTGGAAATAAGTATTCACCATTCCCGGAGGAAATGAACCGGAAATTAACCGGCTCAGTTACTGATCTTCATTTTGCGCCCACGCAAACAGCCCGCAACAATTTGTTGGCGGAAAGAGTCAATGATGAAAGCGTATTTGTTACCGGGAATACCGTTATTGATGCCCTGTTAGCAACAGTAGACGCTGATTATAGGTTTACCGATGAATTACTGGCGAAAATTGATTATGGTAAACGAATAATACTGGTAACAACTCACCGTCGCGAGAACTTAGGCGAGCCTATGCGCCATGTTTATCAGGCGCTGCGTCAGCTGGTTACCGAGTATGAAGATGTTGAGATTGTTTTCCCGGTGCATCGCAATCCTAAGGTCCGTGAGGTCGTAAATAGTGAACTCGGCGGTCTTGATAGGGTACACTTGATTGACCCGCTCGACTATCAGCCGTTCGCAAATCTGTTAGCCCGTTCCTATCTGGTGCTTACCGACTCGGGCGGAATTCAGGAAGAAGCGCCGTCTCTCGGCAAGCCGGTTCTAGTATTGCGTGATACTACTGAGCGTCCGGAGGCTATTGATGCCGGTACTGTTAAACTCATAGGTACCGATAAAGACCGAGTTTACAGTGAAACCAAGCTGCTGCTTGATAGCCCGGCTGAATACCATCGCATGGCTAACGCCTATAACCCGTACGGTGACGGGCAATCCTCGCGGCGAATTGTGGAGGTTATACTCTGGAAATACGGCTTCCGCTCGCAAAAGCCTGACAACTTTAATTGTGAATTTTAGACTTTAGGAGGCTGCCTGGTGGCGGCCTCTTTTCATACTGCAGAACACTATGTTAACAAATTAACACTCTTTCTGGACAATTTCAGAAGGAATTGTATTATTTTTAGAGAATAATACAAGTTACAGCAACCAAAATGACCTAAATTTGGCATATTATTTTTGGGGGAAAGCAATTGCCTAGTCTAAAAAATTCCTTTTAGGGCATATTATTTCTGGAATGTCATTTAGATGGAGAGTAGCATGAACAAGGGTGATGCTGGTCAAATGCTAAAGGCGTTTAGTTATGTAGGGGCCATTGGCCTCACTATGGCTGCTACAATTGCAGTCGGTCTGTTTGGCGGACGATGGCTGGACAGTTATTTAGAAACAACGCCGTATGCCACTGTCGTAGGTATTATTCTTGGAATGCTGGCCGGCTTATGGTCGGCATATAAGCGAATTATGAAACATAAAGAGTAGGTCAGTATGCAGGAGTTTTTTAACGAAGTTAAACGAACGCTGCTCCATCTGGCAGTTTGGGGTGCCTTGGTGGTCAGCGCGATGTATTTTTCGGGGTCTCTTGCTCTTATACCCGGGTTTATTCTCGGACTTGGCACAAGCATTGTTTATTATCTGCTTATGAGCTACCGGGTGAAAAAGAGTGCCGAACTGCCGGCGGCAAAAGCAATATCGTATATGAGAGCCGGCGGAATGGGCAGATTAATCTTTATCATAGCTATGTTATTCTTGGCAGCTAAACTTCAGCAAATCAATTTATGGTCAGCTGTTGCGGGAATTTTTTCACTGCATGCCGTAATGGTATTCAATGCCGCACTTTTAATCATTAAGGACACTGGCGGCAGAGTTCAAACCCGCGGGAAGGAGTGATGGTGTGGGACATGAAATAGGTGCGCATAAGGTGGCTCAGGTCGGCGGGCTAACCTTTCACATGGATACTTTGATGATGACTTGGATAGTTATGGCACTGGTCATTCTGATCGCAGTACTTGCTACCAGACAGGTGGCTCTGGTGCCGGGAAAATGGCAGAGTGTCATGGAGATGGCCATTGAATGGCTCCTTGAGCAGATGAACTCGGCCATGGGCCCAAACGGCCGCAAATTGGCGCCGCTGGTCATTACGCTATTCTTATTTTTGCTGATATCTAACTGGCTTGGACTGGTACCGGGCTTTACATCACCTACGGCAGACCTAAACACTACACTGGGTTTGGCGCTGATGATGATAACGCTGGTGCATGTTTTAGGAGTTATGCATAAAGGTCTTAAATACTTTAAGCACTTCTTTGAGCCCTATATACCGTTTGTTGTTATAAACATAATTGAAGAGCTGGCTAAGCCAATTACATTGTCTTTCCGTCTATTCGGCAATATTTTGGCTGGCGAAGTGCTGCTAATAATTCTCGGGATACTTGTCCCGTATATTGTACCAACTGCATGGCTGGCATTCAGTGTATTTGTCGGCGTAATTCAAGCCTTCATTTTCACGATGCTTTCTATGTCATATATTGGAAATTCAATCCGCGATGAACACCACTAATTAGTGTACAGAGGGTTATTTCGTTGAAAGGAGGGGGCATTGTGGAAAACGCTATCATGGTTGCAGGTGCATTTATCGGAGCAGGCTTGGCTATTGGGTTGGGCGCTGTTGGTGCCGGTATTGGTAACGGCGCTGTAACCGCTAAAGCAGTAGAAGGCATTGCCAGACAGCCTGAAGCAAGAGGTACTATCTTGGTAAATATGCTTATTTCAGTTGGCTTGATTGAGGCCGTGCCAATTATCGCTGCAGTTATTGCGATCGTACTGTTGTACGCTAACCCGCTGCTGTAGTCAGAAAAGTCCTCTTATAAGGCGGCTAGCAGATTTATCTGCAGCCGCCTCCCTTAAATGCCTGCTGAGGAGGGGTCCTGCTTGATTGAATTAAATGCGACGCTTATAGCGCAGATTATAAATTTTCTTCTTTTAGTGGCAATTTTGACAAAATTAGCTTATAAGCCGCTTATGAAGGCGCTTGAGGAGCGCAAAAATCGAATTGAGGCCAGTATTGACCAAGCTGACCGCGCCCAGAAAGAAGCCGAAGAACTTAAACGTCAATATCAGGAGCAGCTCGCTAAAGCCCGAGCTGAAGCCCAGAATATTGTAGAAAAGGCTACACGTCTGGCTGAACAAACTAAAGATGAAATACTTACTGCTGCTAGGGCTGAACATGCCAAGCTTCTCAAAGAAGCCCAAGATGAAATTAGCCGCGAACGGGAGCGGGCGCTGAGTGAACTTCGAGGCGAGGTCGTAGCGCTGTCGATGGCAGCAGCTACCAAGATTATTGAAAAAAACCTTGATGCTGAAACAAACAGCAAGCTGGTTACTGACTTCATTAATAAGCTTGATGACAAAAAAATAGGTGGATTGCCATGCTAAATGATCAACTGGCAATAAAATATGCCCAAGCATTGTACGAGCTGGCTGGGGAAAAAGAGGCGCTGCCACAGGCTGAACAGCAGCTGACAGAACTTGAACAAGTCCTTGCTACTAATGCTGAGTTGGCAACTTTTTTATACCACCCGCAGGTTGAAGCTCAAGCTAAAAAAGAAGTGCTTGCAGCAGTTTTCGACGGCGAGCTTGCCGAGTTTGTACATAATTTTTTACTGCTCGTCATTGATAAGCGGCGTGAAACGATTTTGCCGGCTATTTTTCGTGAGTTCAAAAGAATTCTTAATGAAGCCCGCAATATTATTGAGGCTGAAGTTACTACCGCTTTTCCTTTAAGCGACGCCGAGCATAACAGCTTGGCCCAAAAACTAGGTACAGTAACCGGCAAGACGGTTATCCTTAATACCAAAATTGATTCCAGTATCTTAGGTGGAGTAATCGTCAAAATTGGCGATAAGCTCATTGACGGCAGTGTGGCCCGTCAGCTTAAGACACTAAAAACAGCTTTGATAAACGCTCCCGGAGCTTAAGCCGTTTTTAAAATGGCAAGCGATGACTAGATTGGGGTGACAGAAGAAGTATGAAAATGAGGCCAGAAGAAATAACGGCTATTATCAAACAGCAAATAGAACGCTACCAAGTCGATCTTAATGTCGACGATGTTGGTACCGTTATCGAGGTGGGCGACGGTATTGTCCGTATTCATGGTCTGCAGAAGGCTATGGCGGGTGAGCTTTTAGAATTTCCCCACAATATTTATGGCATGGTGCTGAATTTAGAGGAAGATAATGTCGGCGGCGTGCTTCTAGGCGGTGAAACGCTGATAAAAGAGGGCGACACTGTCCGCCGAACCGGGCGTATTATGGAAGTTCCGGTTGGCGAAGCCATGATAGGTCGTGTTGTCAACGCGCTTGGACAGCCTATTGACGGCAAAGGGCCAATCAACGCTACTGAATTTTTCCCGGTTGAGCGCCAGGCTCCTGGTATTGCCGACCGTCAGTCTGTTAAAGAGCCGCTTCAAACAGGTCTGAAGCCTATCGATGCGATGGTGCCGATTGGACGCGGCCAGCGTGAACTTATAATCGGTGACCGTGGTACCGGTAAGACGGCCATCGCAATTGATACTATAATAAATCAGAAGGGCAAAGGCGTTATCTGCATCTATGTAGCTATCGGCCAAAAGGCTTCAACGGTCGCGCGGGTTGTTAAGACGCTTGAGGATAGCGGCGCCATGGAATATACCATTGTTGTTGTCGCCTCGGCCTCTGACAGTGCTCCGCTTCAGTACTTAGCGCCATACTCCGGGGTTGCAATGGGCGAGTACTTTATGCAAAAAGGCGGTCACGTGCTGTGTGTATATGATGATCTTTCGAAGCATGCCATGGCGTACCGCGCTATGTCGCTGCTGCTTCGTCGGCCGCCGGGCCGTGAGGCTTATCCCGGCGACGTCTTTTACCTACACTCCCGCCTGCTCGAAAGGGCCGCCAAACTTTCGGATGAACTTGGCGGCGGATCGATTACGGCGTTGCCGGTAATCGAAACCTTGGCCGGTGACGTTTCGGCCTATATCCCGACTAATGTTATTTCAATAACCGACGGGCAGATCTTCCTTGAATCCGAGCTCTTTTACGCCGGAGTGCGGCCGGCCATCAATGCTGGTTTGTCGGTATCGCGTGTTGGCGGCGCCGCCCAAATTAAAGCCATGAAACAAGTTTCTGGCCGCCTAAGATTGGATTTAGCCCAATACCGGGAATTAGCAGCATTCGCCCAATTCGGTTCTGACTTGGATAAAGCTACTAAAGCCCTCCTGGATCGTGGTCAGCGGACAGTAGAAATCTTAAAACAATCACAGTATTCACCGATGTCGGTTGAAGAACAGGTTATGTCTATTTATACAGCTGTCCAAGGCTATCTTGATGATATTCCTACTCACGATATTACCAAGTTTGAACATGAGTTCCTGAAATTCATGCGCAGCAATTATGCCGAAATCGGCAAGAGTATTATAGAAAAGAAGGTCCTAGACTCTGAGACCGAGGCTGCTCTCAAAAAGGCCATCAAAGAGTTTAAAGACACTTTCTTGACTTACGAGGAACATCAAGGAGCTGCGAGGTGATAAACAATGCCTAGCACCCAAGATATCCGGCGCCGGATAAAGAGCATTAAGAACATCCAGCAAATAACCAAGGCCATGAAGATGGTAGCTGCTGCCCGGCTGCGCAAGGCGCAGGAGCGAGCCATTGCCAGCCGGCCGTTTACCGAGAAAATCCGCCAGGTAATGACCAGTGTTGCGCATAATGCCCGAGATGCTGTGCATCCGCTGCTCACCGTGCGGGAGGTTAAACGTACGGCCTATGTAATTCTGAGCTCTGATAAAGGCTTGGCCGGCGCTTATTCATCTAATGTTATGAAAGAAGCTCTTGCCCATATACAAAGCCGTGAGAACACCGGATTTATAACGATCGGGCGCAAGGCACGCGACTACTTTAAACGGCGTAATTTTTCAATCGATGCTGAGTACAGTGGCTTTTCCGAGAAACCTTCGTATATGAATGCGGTAGAAATTGCCCAGCGTGTTGCTGATAGCTTTATTACCGGAGAGTATGACGAAGTATATCTGGTTTATACACAGTTTATTTCGCCTATCAACCAGAAGCCCGAAGTTATTAGGCTGCTGCCGATTGACAGCGGCGTCGAAGACGCATCAGACAAGCATGAATACATATTTGAACCGTCAGCGCCTGAAGTGCTGGATGTGCTGTTGCCGCGCTATCTCGAGACAGTGCTTTACGGAGCACTCTTGCAGGCTGCGGCTAGTGAACTCGGCGCCCGGATGACGGCGATGGAATCAGCCACCGACAACGCTGAGGAGCTTATCTCCAAGCTTGTTCTTAATTACAATAAGGTTCGCCAGGCGACGATAACCCGCGAGATTTCCGAGATTGTGGGCGGCGCCGAAGCGCTGAAATAGCTGGTGAAAAAGGAGGGGAAACCCTTGAGTAATATAGGTAAAGTTGTGCAGGTTATCGGGCCGGTTATTGATATTCAATTTCCGCCGGAACAGCTGCCGGCAATTTACAATGCCATTAATATTTCCGGACAATCTGGCGATGTACAAATCGACCTTGTTGCTGAAGTAATGCAGCATCTTGGTGACAGTACAGTCCGTTGTGTGGCCATGTCCTCGACGGATGGTCTCACCCGCGGTATGGATGCCGTGGATACCGAAGCACCGATTAAAATCCCGGTTGGCAAAGGTACGCTTGGTCGCGTGTTTAACGTACTAGGCCAAGTTGTTGACAATAATCCAGAACAAATCGCTGCTGATGATCACTGGCCGATTCATCGGCCGGCTCCAACTTTTGAACAGCAGGAAACTGCTACGCAAATCCTCGAGACTGGTATTAAAGTTGTCGATCTGATTGCCCCCTATTCCAGGGGCGGCAAAATAGGTCTCTTCGGCGGCGCCGGAGTTGGTAAAACCGTACTGATTATGGAGCTAATCCGTAATATCGCAACTGAGCATGGCGGTTACTCAGTATTTGCCGGCGTTGGCGAACGGACCCGCGAAGGCAATGACTTGTGGATGGAAATGCGTGAATCTGGCGTTATTGAAAAAACTGCGCTTGTTTACGGCCAGATGAACGAACCGCCCGGCGCAAGAATGCGCGTCGGTTTGACTGGCCTGACCATGGCTGAATATTTCCGTGATGTTGGCGGACAGGACGTGCTGCTCTTCATCGATAACATTTTCCGCTTTATCCAAGCCGGTTCTGAAGTTTCGGCGCTACTGGGTCGGATGCCGTCAGCCGTTGGTTATCAGCCGACATTGAGTACTGACGTAGGTGCTTTGCAAGAGAGGATTACCTCCACTAAGAAAGGATCAATCACATCAGTTCAGGCTGTTTATGTTCCGGCCGATGACTTGACTGACCCTGCCCCGGCCGCAACTTTCGCCCATCTTGATGCTACTACCGTGCTTTCCCGGCAAATCGCCGAGCTCGGTATCTATCC
This window encodes:
- the upp gene encoding uracil phosphoribosyltransferase; its protein translation is MNAKIIDHPLIQHKLSLIRDIKTGPKEFRELLEEVAMLMAYEITRDLPLEETEITTPVATCKCKMLAGKKVGVVPILRAGLGMVGGVLKLIPAAKVGHVGLYRDPETLKPVEYYCKLPTDVQERDFIVIDPMLATGGSASTTIAMLKRKGAKHIKLMCLVAAPEGVKLVNNDHPDVEIYVAAVDECLNDHGYIVPGLGDAGDRIYGTK
- a CDS encoding cytidine deaminase: MPRPSWDEYFMDITRVVAERSTCLRRHVGAVIVKDRRLLATGYNGAPQGLAHCEKVGCLREECHIPSGQRHELCRGTHAEQNAIVQAALHGVAIDGSTLYCTHQPCSGCTKMIINAGIKRIVYEIGYPDELAAQLINEAGIESICVAKY
- a CDS encoding nucleotide pyrophosphohydrolase; this encodes MISAICLPKLNNLTPTLPSTLLKAVEEAGELARAVLKFLPYQNKTAEADELLADVAGELLDVAQTCVTMIFVMEDSYGIKADDLIGVHLAKLDAKGYCFDHQRAYRISTTGNYKYLELPRLAIADVNLLTTVCKIQEELGELTQFLGKKAGASGERREIDDDKVYTGCALELLDVAQCCFTMMYILAESYNVDIDKLIRLHIAKLKRKGYCA
- a CDS encoding undecaprenyl/decaprenyl-phosphate alpha-N-acetylglucosaminyl 1-phosphate transferase; amino-acid sequence: MQAYFVAFTIALAVAYIATPQVINLATKAGALDAPDARKVHTKPIPRMGGLAIYAGFVLAVLASMHVNREIMGLLAGGTFILIIGIIDDIMQLSAKVKLLGQIAAAAVLVLFDIRIEWLTNPFGEMIYVEYLAIPLTILWVVGLTNTVNLIDGLDGLAAGVSTIASITILLVALQQNFWSVAILSAALAGSALGFLQHNFNPAKIFMGDTGSMFLGYMLAAVSVTGAVKSAATIALIVPIVALGLPIMDTAFAIIRRYMSGKPIFKPDKGHLHHRLLEMGLTQKQAVLLMYVISGCLGMSAIALTEVNRALGALIVIGLVVVAFLGARKIGVLKATNSVESH
- the wecB gene encoding UDP-N-acetylglucosamine 2-epimerase (non-hydrolyzing), with product MLPIKVMTVFGTRPEAIKMAPVVLELAKHPEYIKPIVAVTAQHREMLDQVLNLFKISPDHDLDIMAQGQTLFDITCRAMQGLNRAMAEEKPDLVLVHGDTTTTFAGALAAFYHQITVGHVEAGLRTGNKYSPFPEEMNRKLTGSVTDLHFAPTQTARNNLLAERVNDESVFVTGNTVIDALLATVDADYRFTDELLAKIDYGKRIILVTTHRRENLGEPMRHVYQALRQLVTEYEDVEIVFPVHRNPKVREVVNSELGGLDRVHLIDPLDYQPFANLLARSYLVLTDSGGIQEEAPSLGKPVLVLRDTTERPEAIDAGTVKLIGTDKDRVYSETKLLLDSPAEYHRMANAYNPYGDGQSSRRIVEVILWKYGFRSQKPDNFNCEF
- a CDS encoding AtpZ/AtpI family protein, which gives rise to MNKGDAGQMLKAFSYVGAIGLTMAATIAVGLFGGRWLDSYLETTPYATVVGIILGMLAGLWSAYKRIMKHKE
- the atpB gene encoding F0F1 ATP synthase subunit A, with translation MDTLMMTWIVMALVILIAVLATRQVALVPGKWQSVMEMAIEWLLEQMNSAMGPNGRKLAPLVITLFLFLLISNWLGLVPGFTSPTADLNTTLGLALMMITLVHVLGVMHKGLKYFKHFFEPYIPFVVINIIEELAKPITLSFRLFGNILAGEVLLIILGILVPYIVPTAWLAFSVFVGVIQAFIFTMLSMSYIGNSIRDEHH
- the atpE gene encoding F0F1 ATP synthase subunit C — its product is MENAIMVAGAFIGAGLAIGLGAVGAGIGNGAVTAKAVEGIARQPEARGTILVNMLISVGLIEAVPIIAAVIAIVLLYANPLL
- the atpF gene encoding F0F1 ATP synthase subunit B, which produces MIELNATLIAQIINFLLLVAILTKLAYKPLMKALEERKNRIEASIDQADRAQKEAEELKRQYQEQLAKARAEAQNIVEKATRLAEQTKDEILTAARAEHAKLLKEAQDEISRERERALSELRGEVVALSMAAATKIIEKNLDAETNSKLVTDFINKLDDKKIGGLPC
- a CDS encoding F0F1 ATP synthase subunit delta, with translation MLNDQLAIKYAQALYELAGEKEALPQAEQQLTELEQVLATNAELATFLYHPQVEAQAKKEVLAAVFDGELAEFVHNFLLLVIDKRRETILPAIFREFKRILNEARNIIEAEVTTAFPLSDAEHNSLAQKLGTVTGKTVILNTKIDSSILGGVIVKIGDKLIDGSVARQLKTLKTALINAPGA
- a CDS encoding F0F1 ATP synthase subunit alpha, which codes for MKMRPEEITAIIKQQIERYQVDLNVDDVGTVIEVGDGIVRIHGLQKAMAGELLEFPHNIYGMVLNLEEDNVGGVLLGGETLIKEGDTVRRTGRIMEVPVGEAMIGRVVNALGQPIDGKGPINATEFFPVERQAPGIADRQSVKEPLQTGLKPIDAMVPIGRGQRELIIGDRGTGKTAIAIDTIINQKGKGVICIYVAIGQKASTVARVVKTLEDSGAMEYTIVVVASASDSAPLQYLAPYSGVAMGEYFMQKGGHVLCVYDDLSKHAMAYRAMSLLLRRPPGREAYPGDVFYLHSRLLERAAKLSDELGGGSITALPVIETLAGDVSAYIPTNVISITDGQIFLESELFYAGVRPAINAGLSVSRVGGAAQIKAMKQVSGRLRLDLAQYRELAAFAQFGSDLDKATKALLDRGQRTVEILKQSQYSPMSVEEQVMSIYTAVQGYLDDIPTHDITKFEHEFLKFMRSNYAEIGKSIIEKKVLDSETEAALKKAIKEFKDTFLTYEEHQGAAR
- the atpG gene encoding ATP synthase F1 subunit gamma — encoded protein: MPSTQDIRRRIKSIKNIQQITKAMKMVAAARLRKAQERAIASRPFTEKIRQVMTSVAHNARDAVHPLLTVREVKRTAYVILSSDKGLAGAYSSNVMKEALAHIQSRENTGFITIGRKARDYFKRRNFSIDAEYSGFSEKPSYMNAVEIAQRVADSFITGEYDEVYLVYTQFISPINQKPEVIRLLPIDSGVEDASDKHEYIFEPSAPEVLDVLLPRYLETVLYGALLQAAASELGARMTAMESATDNAEELISKLVLNYNKVRQATITREISEIVGGAEALK
- the atpD gene encoding F0F1 ATP synthase subunit beta; translation: MSNIGKVVQVIGPVIDIQFPPEQLPAIYNAINISGQSGDVQIDLVAEVMQHLGDSTVRCVAMSSTDGLTRGMDAVDTEAPIKIPVGKGTLGRVFNVLGQVVDNNPEQIAADDHWPIHRPAPTFEQQETATQILETGIKVVDLIAPYSRGGKIGLFGGAGVGKTVLIMELIRNIATEHGGYSVFAGVGERTREGNDLWMEMRESGVIEKTALVYGQMNEPPGARMRVGLTGLTMAEYFRDVGGQDVLLFIDNIFRFIQAGSEVSALLGRMPSAVGYQPTLSTDVGALQERITSTKKGSITSVQAVYVPADDLTDPAPAATFAHLDATTVLSRQIAELGIYPAVDPLESTSRILDPNVIGEEHYQVARGVQEVLQRYKELQDIIAILGMEELSDDDKLSVARARKIQRFLSQPFFVAETFTGMAGKYVPLKETIRGFKEILSGKHDDLPETAFFMVGTIEEAVEKARKLKEE